A DNA window from Brassica napus cultivar Da-Ae chromosome A4, Da-Ae, whole genome shotgun sequence contains the following coding sequences:
- the LOC106402036 gene encoding vacuolar protein-sorting-associated protein 37 homolog 1-like yields MFNFWGSKEQQGQSRPPPEVSSSSQQQQQPWYSPSLVSSPSSSSRPQTSGQIPAHVSPGEAAGIITFLKDKSVDELRKLLSDKDAYQQFLLSLDQVKVQNNIKEELRRETLQLARENLEKEPQIMELRNQCKIIRTTELAAAQEKLNELERQKEEILRLYSPGSLLNKLQEAMNEVDEESEALQEKFLEKEIDTAAFVQKYKKLRTIYHRRALIHLAAKTSTIG; encoded by the exons ATGTTCAATTTCTG GGGATCAAAAGAGCAACAAGGGCAATCTCGTCCTCCTCCggaagtttcttcttcttctcagcagcagcagcagccatGGTACTCTCCTTCTCTAGTCAGCTCTCCAAGCTCCTCATCCCGCCCTCAAACATCTGGTCAGATTCCAGCACATGTTTCACCAGGTGAAGCAGCTGGCATTATCACCTTCTTGAAAGACAAAAG TGTGGACGAGCTGAGGAAGCTTCTCTCTGACAAAGATGCTTATCAGCAGTTTCTGCTCTCTCTTGACCAGGTCAAGGTCCAGAACAAT ATCAAAGAGGAGCTCCGCAGAGAAACATTGCAGCTGGCTA GAGAAAACTTGGAGAAGGAGCCACAAATAATGGAGCTCAGAAACCAA TGCAAAATCATCCGTACAACTGAGCTTGCAGCTGCGCAAGAAAAGCTTAATGAGCTGGAAAGACAAAAAGAAGAGATCCTCAGGTTGTACTCCCCTGGTTCTCTTCTGAATAAACTTCAAG AGGCTATGAATGAGGTGGATGAAGAATCTGAAGCTCTGCAAGAGAAGTTCCTAGAGAAGGAGATTGATACAGCAGCGTTTGTGCAGAAATACAAGAAGCTGCGTACTATCTATCACCGACGTGCATTGATTCATCTTGCTGCTAAAACCTCAACCATCGGTTGA
- the LOC106397656 gene encoding nicotinate N-methyltransferase 1 gives MENGSSESRNKARLAIMELANMISVPMSLNAAVRLGLADAIWNDGDNSPLSATEILPRLHLTYQNGTIGGDPENLQRILRMLTSYGVFSEHLTNAGRKYSITDVGKTLVTDSDGLSYAAYVLQHHQEALMRAWPLVHTAVVEPETEPYVKANGEAAYAQYGKCEEMNGLMQKAMSGVSVPFMKAILDGYDGFKYVEHLVDVGGSAGDCLRMIIKQFPNVRQGINFDLPEVVAKAPKIPGVTHMGGDMFQSVPSGDAIFMKWVLTTWTDEECKQIMKNCYKALPVGGKLVACEPVLPKETDDSHRTRALLEGDIFVMTIYRTKGKHRTEEEFKELGLSAGFSTFRPFYIDYFYTILEFQK, from the exons ATGGAAAACGGAAGCTCCGAGAGTAGAAACAAAGCTCGTCTCGCCATCATGGAGCTCGCTAACATGATCAGCGTTCCAATGTCTCTTAACGCCGCCGTGAGGCTAGGCCTCGCCGACGCTATCTGGAACGACGGAGACAACTCTCCTCTCTCCGCCACTGAGATCCTCCCTCGTCTCCACCTCACGTACCAAAACGGTACCATCGGCGGCGATCCCGAGAATCTCCAGCGTATACTTCGTATGCTCACAAGCTACGGTGTCTTCTCCGAACACCTCACCAACGCCGGCAGGAAATACTCTATCACCGACGTTGGAAAGACGCTTGTCACCGACTCCGACGGTCTCTCCTACGCCGCTTACGTCCTCCAACACCACCAG GAGGCGTTGATGCGAGCATGGCCACTTGTTCACACGGCGGTGGTGGAGCCGGAGACTGAGCCGTACGTGAAGGCAAACGGCGAGGCTGCGTACGCGCAGTATGGAAAGTGCGAGGAGATGAACGGTTTAATGCAGAAGGCCATGTCCGGCGTATCTGTTCCGTTCATGAAAGCCATATTGGACGGCTACGATGGGTTTAAGTACGTTGAGCATTTGGTTGATGTAGGAGGAAGCGCAGGAGATTGTCTCCGTATGATCATTAAGCAATTCCCTAACGTCCGTCAAGGGATTAACTTTGATTTGCCTGAAGTTGTTGCCAAAGCTCCCAAGATTCCTG GAGTGACTCACATGGGTGGAGATATGTTCCAATCAGTTCCGAGTGGTGACGCAATCTTCATGAAG TGGGTGCTAACGACATGGACGGACGAAGAATGTAAGCAGATAATGAAGAATTGCTACAAAGCTTTACCGGTTGGCGGTAAACTAGTTGCGTGTGAGCCTGTTTTGCCTAAGGAAACCGATGATAGCCACCGTACTCGCGCTTTGCTAGAAGGCGACATCTTTGTTATGACAATCTATAGGACCAAAGGTAAGCATAGAACCGAAGAAGAGTTTAAAGAGCTTGGTCTCTCTGCTGGATTCTCTACTTTTCGACCTTTCTACATCGATTACTTCTACACCATCTTAGAGTTTCAGAAGTAA
- the LOC106402035 gene encoding DEAD-box ATP-dependent RNA helicase 38: MSDTVEKVSTADASSSSVEASITGENTEPTTTTEKTKWGDVEDDDEEESDAVSELKYLSIKDEEKPESILDEPEDSNIKAVTSGDTPYTSASRFEDLNLSPELMKGLYVEMKFEKPSKIQAISLPMIITPPHKHLIAQAHNGSGKTTCFVLGMLSRVDPSLRQPQALCICPTRELANQNMEVLQKMGKFTGITAEVAVPESNQGVTTARRAPVSAQVVIGTPGTLKKWMAFKKLGLNHLKILVFDEADHMLATDGFRDDSLRIMKDIERVNPNYQVLLFSATFNETVKDFVQRTVKSPNQLFVKREDLALDSVKQYKVVCPKEQDKIEVIKDQIMELGDIGQTIIFVKTKVSASKVHKALAEMGYDVTSVHGSMSQEDRDKIVKEFKDCLTQVLIATDVLARGFDQQRVNLVVNYNMPTKYETGEPDYEVYLHRVGRAGRFGRKGAVFNLLLENGNDKEVMEKIERYFGAQVKEIKSWNSEEEYKGALKEAGLLDE; encoded by the exons TCCTCAGTAGAAGCATCAATCACCGGCGAGAACACAGAGCCCACGACAACAACGGAGAAGACAAAGTGGGGCGATGTTGAGGATGACGACGAAGAGGAATCAGACGCAGTCTCGGAGCtcaaatatttaagtataaagGACGAAGAGAAACCTGAATCTATCCTTGACGAACCCGAAGACTCAAACATCAAAGCG GTTACTTCAGGTGACACACCGTATACATCAGCGAGTAGGTTTGAAGATTTGAACTTGTCACCTGAGCTGATGAAAGGCTTGTACGTGGAGATGAAGTTCGAGAAACCTAGCAAGATCCAAGCTATTAGTTTGCCCATGATCATCACACCGCCTCACAAGCATCTCATTGCTCAGGCTCATAATGGATCTGGCAAGACCACCTGTTTCGTTCTTGGGATGTTGAGTCGTGTTGACCCCAGTCTGAGACAGCCTCAAGCTCTTTGCATTTGTCCCACCAGAGAATTAGCAAACCAG AATATGGAAGTTCTTCAGAAGATGGGGAAGTTTACTGGGATCACTGCTGAAGTTGCTGTTCCGGAGTCGAATCAAGGGGTAACAACTGCAAGAAGAGCACCTGTGTCTGCTCAAGTTGTGATTGGCACCCCTGGGACACTTAAAAAGTGGATGGCCTTCAAGAAACTTGGTCTGAATCATTtaaagattttggtttttgatgaGGCTGACCATATGCTTGCTACG GATGGCTTTAGGGATGATTCCTTGAGGATAATGAAAGACATTGAGAGAGTTAATCCCAATTATCAG GTTCTCCTGTTCTCAGCAACGTTTAACGAAACCGTCAAAGATTTTGTTCAGAGGACAGTCAAGAGCCCCAACCAACTCTTTGTAAAAAGAGAGGATCTGGCTTTAGACTCTGTGAAACAGTATAAAGTGGTTTGCCCAAAGGAGCAAGACAAGATCGAAGTCATCAAGGATCAGATCATGGAGCTCGGGGATATTGGGCAGACCATAATATTCGTGAAAACGAAGGTATCAGCAAGCAAAGTGCACAAAGCACTTGCGGAAATGGGGTATGACGTCACCAGTGTTCACGGTAGTATGAGTCAAGAGGATAGGGATAAGATAGTGAAGGAGTTCAAAGACTGCCTTACTCAAGTCCTCATTGCAACTGATGTCCTTGCTAGAGGTTTTGACCAACAACGG GTGAATTTGGTTGTGAATTATAACATGCCTACTAAATATGAAACTGGGGAGCCAGATTATGAAGTCTACCTTCACAGAGTTGGACGAGCTGGTCGGTTTGGTCGAAAAG GGGCTGTGTTCAACCTCCTCCTCGAGAATGGGAACGATAAAGAGGTGATGGAGAAGATAGAGCGCTACTTTGGAGCGCAAGTTAAGGAGATCAAGTCTTGGAACTCAGAGGAAGAGTACAAGGGCGCACTCAAGGAAGCTGGCCTGCTTGATGAGTGA